From one Amphiura filiformis chromosome 13, Afil_fr2py, whole genome shotgun sequence genomic stretch:
- the LOC140167672 gene encoding ras-related and estrogen-regulated growth inhibitor-like — MAIRNPGSETEIRLFILPEVLSLEADMKYAGYEETIHREGHIRWADGFLLIYSITDRKSFEDIVQIKNYLDEIKKARNVSLVIIGNKNDLDHIREVTVEEGEKCAQDLACAFFESSACSGDENIREAFHELYREVRRRKAIENGKGRRRSSIQQMKQVLNKTFTKINNRQ, encoded by the exons ATGGCTATCAGAAACCCGGGATCAGAAACAGAGATAAGGTTGTTTATTCTACCAGAAGTATTGAGCCTTGAGGCAGATATGAAATATGCTGgatat GAGGAAACGATACACAGAGAAGGTCATATAAGATGGGCGGATGGCTTCTTATTAATATACAGCATCACGGACAGAAAAAGTTTTGAAGACATTGTGCAAATCAAAAACTATCTTGATGAAATCAAGAAAGCCAGAAATGTTTCTCTAGTAATTATTGGTAACAAAAATGACTTGGATCACATTCGTGAAGTGACGGTGGAAGAAGGCGAAAAATGCGCACAAGATCTAGCATGTGCTTTCTTTGAGAGCTCCGCTTGTTCCGGAGATGAGAACATACGTGAAGCCTTTCATGAACTCTACAGAGAGGTTAGAAGAAGAAAAGCCATAGAGAATGGGAAAGGAAGGCGAAGAAGCTCTATCCAACAGATGAAACAGGTTTTGAATAAAACTTTTACAAAGATCAACAATAGACAATAG